Within the bacterium genome, the region TAACAGATCCGCAGAGAAAAGTCCAGCGGAGTTTAGCGAGCCGTCCTCGACAGCATCATGGTCAGATCTTCCAGCAGAGCCTGAAGATCCTCTTCGTGTTCCACCTCATCCTGAAGAATCTGCACGGCCATGTTATAAGTGACCGGGTCCTTCAAGCCGACCTCCTGGATAAGTTTGTGATAAACAGAGATGGCGCACTGCTCGCCTTTGATGTTCTGTTCAAGAATGCGTTGGACAAAGGGATCGGTTGGTTCGTCGTACCCGCAATTGGTCTCTTTAAACCACTGCTGCGGGTTGGTCAACGGCGTGCCGCCCAGCTGGATGATTCGGTTGGCCACCATATCCGCGTGGCGCAGCTCATCGGCGGCATGCTGCAGCAGCTCGGTGTTGACGTTGTCCTTCATCGGCCCGGCGATGATTTTGGCTCCCAGCCAATACTGGTAGTAAGCCAGCCATTCGTCCGCAAACGCTTTGTTGAGCAGATCCAGGACGTGGT harbors:
- a CDS encoding ferritin; the encoded protein is MGTKGREIVGMDVNHVLDLLNKAFADEWLAYYQYWLGAKIIAGPMKDNVNTELLQHAADELRHADMVANRIIQLGGTPLTNPQQWFKETNCGYDEPTDPFVQRILEQNIKGEQCAISVYHKLIQEVGLKDPVTYNMAVQILQDEVEHEEDLQALLEDLTMMLSRTAR